A section of the Pseudomonas prosekii genome encodes:
- the leuC gene encoding 3-isopropylmalate dehydratase large subunit, translated as MAGKTLYDKLWDSHEVKRRDDGSSLIYIDRHIIHEVTSPQAFEGLRLAGRKPWRVDSIIATPDHNVPTTPDRKGGIEAITDQVSRLQVQTLDDYCDEYGITEFKMNDVRQGIVHVIGPEQGATLPGMTVVCGDSHTSTHGAFGALAHGIGTSEVEHVFATQCLVAKKMKNMLVSVEGTLPFGVTAKDIVLAVIGKIGTAGGNGHAIEFAGSAIRDLSIEGRMTICNMSIEAGARVGLVAADEKTVEYVKGRPFAPKGAEWDMAVEAWKDLVSDADAVFDTVVKLDAAQIKPQVSWGTSPEMVLAVDQNVPDPAKEMDLVKRGSIERALKYMGLSANQAITDIQLDRVFIGSCTNSRIEDLRAAAVIAKGRKVASTIKQAIVVPGSGLVKAQAEAEGLDKIFLEAGFEWREPGCSMCLAMNPDRLESGEHCASTSNRNFEGRQGAGGRTHLVSPAMAAAAAVNGRFIDVRELI; from the coding sequence ATGGCCGGCAAAACGCTTTACGACAAGCTCTGGGATTCGCATGAAGTGAAACGGCGCGACGATGGCTCGTCGCTGATCTACATCGACCGCCACATCATCCATGAAGTGACTTCGCCCCAAGCTTTCGAAGGCCTGCGTCTGGCCGGGCGCAAGCCTTGGCGCGTCGATTCGATCATCGCCACCCCGGACCACAACGTGCCGACCACCCCGGATCGCAAGGGCGGCATCGAAGCGATCACTGATCAGGTCTCGCGTTTGCAGGTGCAAACCCTTGATGACTATTGCGACGAATACGGCATCACCGAATTCAAGATGAACGACGTGCGTCAGGGCATCGTTCACGTGATCGGCCCGGAGCAGGGCGCAACGTTGCCGGGCATGACCGTGGTTTGCGGCGACTCGCACACCTCGACCCACGGCGCATTCGGTGCCTTGGCCCACGGCATCGGCACATCCGAGGTCGAGCACGTGTTCGCCACGCAGTGCCTGGTCGCGAAGAAAATGAAAAACATGCTGGTCTCGGTCGAAGGCACCTTGCCGTTCGGCGTCACCGCCAAGGACATCGTCCTCGCGGTGATCGGCAAGATCGGCACCGCCGGCGGTAACGGCCACGCCATCGAGTTCGCCGGCAGCGCGATTCGCGACTTGTCGATCGAAGGCCGCATGACCATTTGCAACATGTCGATCGAGGCGGGTGCCCGTGTTGGTCTGGTCGCCGCCGACGAAAAAACCGTCGAGTACGTCAAGGGTCGTCCATTCGCCCCGAAAGGCGCGGAATGGGACATGGCGGTCGAAGCCTGGAAAGATCTGGTGTCCGACGCGGACGCGGTGTTCGACACTGTGGTCAAGCTCGACGCGGCGCAGATCAAGCCGCAAGTCAGCTGGGGCACCTCGCCCGAGATGGTCTTGGCGGTGGATCAGAACGTGCCGGACCCGGCGAAGGAAATGGACCTGGTCAAACGCGGTTCCATCGAACGCGCTTTGAAATACATGGGTTTGAGCGCCAATCAGGCGATCACCGACATTCAGCTCGACCGCGTATTCATCGGCTCCTGCACCAACTCGCGGATCGAAGATTTGCGCGCTGCGGCGGTGATCGCCAAGGGCCGCAAAGTCGCTTCGACGATCAAGCAAGCTATCGTGGTTCCGGGCTCGGGCCTGGTGAAGGCGCAAGCCGAGGCGGAAGGCCTGGACAAGATTTTCCTCGAAGCCGGTTTCGAGTGGCGTGAACCGGGTTGCTCGATGTGCCTGGCGATGAACCCGGACCGTTTGGAGTCGGGCGAGCACTGCGCTTCGACCTCCAACCGTAACTTCGAAGGGCGTCAGGGCGCCGGTGGCCGTACCCACCTGGTCAGCCCGGCGATGGCCGCTGCGGCTGCCGTCAACGGTCGTTTCATCGACGTTCGCGAACTGATCTGA
- the leuD gene encoding 3-isopropylmalate dehydratase small subunit, translating into MRAFTQHTGLVAPLDRANVDTDQIIPKQFLKSIKRTGFGPNLFDEWRYLDVGYAYQDNSKRPLNKDFVLNAERYQGASVLLARENFGCGSSREHAPWALEEYGFRSIIAPSYADIFYNNSFKNGLLPIILTDAEVDELFQQVEANPGYQLTVDLEAQTVTRPDGKTYSFELDEFRKHCLVNGLDDIGLTLMDHEAIATFESKHRASQPWLFRD; encoded by the coding sequence ATGAGAGCTTTTACCCAACACACCGGTTTGGTCGCGCCATTGGATCGAGCCAACGTCGACACTGACCAGATCATTCCGAAGCAGTTTCTGAAGTCGATCAAACGCACCGGTTTCGGCCCGAACCTGTTCGACGAGTGGCGTTATCTGGACGTCGGGTATGCCTATCAGGACAACTCCAAGCGTCCGTTGAACAAGGATTTCGTGCTCAACGCCGAGCGTTACCAAGGCGCCAGCGTGTTGCTGGCCCGCGAGAACTTCGGTTGCGGCTCCAGCCGTGAGCACGCGCCGTGGGCGCTGGAAGAATACGGTTTCCGCAGCATCATCGCGCCGAGCTACGCCGACATCTTCTACAACAACAGCTTCAAGAACGGCTTGCTGCCGATCATCCTCACCGACGCTGAAGTGGATGAGTTGTTTCAGCAGGTTGAAGCGAATCCGGGTTACCAGTTGACCGTCGATCTGGAGGCACAAACCGTGACCCGTCCGGATGGCAAAACTTACAGCTTTGAACTGGACGAGTTTCGCAAGCATTGCCTGGTGAATGGTCTGGACGATATTGGCCTGACCTTGATGGACCATGAAGCGATTGCGACGTTTGAAAGCAAGCACCGGGCGAGCCAGCCGTGGTTGTTCCGCGATTGA
- the leuB gene encoding 3-isopropylmalate dehydrogenase — protein MSKQILILPGDGIGPEIMAEAVKVLELANDKYALGFELSHDVIGGAAIDKHGVPLADETLDRARAADAVLLGAVGGPKWDTIERDIRPERGLLKIRAQLGLFGNLRPAILYPQLAEASSLKPEIVAGLDILIVRELTGGIYFGAPRGTRTLENGERQAYDTLPYSESEIRRIARVGFDMAMVRGKKLCSVDKANVLASSQLWREIVEQVAKDYPQVELSHMYVDNAAMQLVRAPKQFDVIVTDNLFGDILSDQASMLTGSIGMLPSASLDTNNKGMYEPCHGSAPDIAGKGIANPLATILSVSMMLRYSFNQQAAADAIEQAVSLVLDQGLRTGDIWSNGCTKVGTQEMGDAVVAALRNL, from the coding sequence ATGAGCAAGCAGATTCTGATTCTCCCAGGTGACGGTATTGGCCCGGAAATCATGGCCGAAGCGGTCAAGGTGTTGGAGCTGGCCAACGACAAGTACGCGTTGGGCTTTGAACTGAGCCACGACGTCATCGGCGGCGCCGCCATCGACAAACACGGCGTGCCACTGGCCGACGAAACCCTCGATCGCGCCCGCGCTGCCGATGCAGTGTTGCTCGGCGCCGTCGGCGGCCCGAAATGGGACACCATCGAGCGTGACATCCGCCCTGAGCGCGGTCTGCTGAAGATTCGTGCGCAACTGGGCCTGTTCGGCAACCTGCGCCCGGCGATCCTTTATCCGCAACTCGCCGAAGCTTCGAGCCTGAAACCGGAAATCGTCGCCGGCCTCGACATCCTGATCGTCCGTGAGCTGACCGGTGGCATCTACTTCGGCGCGCCGCGCGGCACCCGAACCCTGGAAAACGGCGAGCGTCAGGCGTACGACACGCTGCCGTACAGCGAAAGCGAAATCCGCCGCATCGCTCGTGTCGGTTTCGACATGGCCATGGTTCGCGGCAAAAAGCTCTGCTCGGTGGACAAGGCCAACGTGCTGGCGTCCAGCCAACTGTGGCGTGAAATCGTCGAGCAAGTGGCCAAGGATTACCCGCAAGTCGAACTGAGCCACATGTACGTCGACAACGCCGCCATGCAACTGGTGCGCGCACCGAAGCAATTCGACGTGATCGTCACCGACAACCTGTTCGGCGACATTCTGTCGGACCAGGCGTCGATGCTCACCGGTTCGATCGGCATGCTGCCGTCGGCCTCGCTCGACACCAATAACAAGGGCATGTACGAGCCGTGCCACGGTTCGGCGCCGGACATCGCCGGCAAGGGCATTGCCAACCCGTTGGCGACTATCCTGTCGGTGTCGATGATGCTGCGTTACAGCTTCAACCAGCAGGCTGCGGCCGATGCCATCGAACAAGCCGTCAGTCTGGTCCTCGATCAGGGCCTGCGCACCGGCGACATCTGGTCGAACGGTTGCACCAAAGTCGGTACGCAGGAAATGGGCGACGCAGTAGTCGCCGCGCTGCGGAATCTGTAA
- a CDS encoding class I SAM-dependent methyltransferase, whose amino-acid sequence MTSTAQHSQVVQKQFGEQASAYLSSAVHAQGTEFALLQAELAGRGDARVLDLGCGAGHVSFHVASLVKEVVAYDLSQPMLDVVAAAASERGFGNVTTVNGAAERLPFADGEFDFVFSRYSAHHWSDLGLALREVRRVLKPGGVAAFVDVLSPGSPLFDTYLQSVEVLRDTSHVRDYDAGEWMRQVSEAGLHVRNSSRQRLRLEYRSWVERMRTPEVMRAAILELQKSMGNEVREYFEIEADGSFSTDVLVLFAER is encoded by the coding sequence ATGACCAGCACCGCCCAGCACTCCCAAGTCGTGCAAAAGCAATTCGGTGAGCAGGCCTCGGCCTACTTGAGCAGCGCGGTCCACGCGCAAGGCACCGAATTTGCCCTGCTACAGGCCGAACTGGCCGGGCGCGGCGATGCGCGGGTGCTGGACCTGGGTTGCGGCGCCGGTCACGTGAGTTTTCACGTGGCGTCGCTGGTCAAGGAAGTGGTCGCCTACGACCTGTCCCAGCCAATGCTCGACGTGGTTGCTGCAGCGGCGAGCGAGCGCGGTTTCGGCAACGTCACCACGGTCAACGGCGCCGCCGAGCGCCTGCCGTTTGCCGATGGCGAGTTCGACTTCGTGTTCAGCCGTTATTCGGCGCACCATTGGAGCGACCTCGGCCTGGCCCTGCGCGAAGTGCGCCGGGTGCTGAAGCCGGGCGGCGTGGCGGCGTTTGTCGATGTGTTGTCGCCGGGCAGCCCGTTGTTCGACACCTACCTGCAAAGCGTCGAAGTGCTGCGCGACACCAGTCACGTGCGCGATTACGATGCCGGTGAGTGGATGCGCCAGGTCAGCGAGGCGGGGTTGCATGTACGCAACTCCAGCCGCCAGCGCCTGCGCCTGGAATACCGCAGTTGGGTCGAGCGCATGCGCACCCCCGAAGTAATGCGCGCCGCGATCCTCGAATTGCAGAAATCGATGGGCAACGAAGTGCGCGAATATTTTGAAATTGAGGCCGATGGTTCGTTCAGTACAGATGTGCTGGTGCTGTTTGCAGAACGCTAA
- a CDS encoding LysR family transcriptional regulator, translating into MDLANLNAFIAIAETGSFSGAGERLHLTQPAISKRIAGLEQQLKVRLFDRLGREVGLTEAGRALLPRAYQILNVLDDTRRALTNLTGEVTGRLTLATSHHIGLHRLPPLLREFTRRYPQVALDIQFLDSEVAYEEILHGRAELAVITLAPEPHTLVKATPVWDDPLDFVVAPEHSLISNGPVSLADIALHPAVFPGGNTFTHHIVQRLFEAQGLTPNIAMSTNYLETIKMMVSIGLAWSVLPRTMLDEQVARIPLPGIQLTRQLGYILHTERTLSNAARAFMALLDAQIDLPGSHG; encoded by the coding sequence ATGGACCTGGCCAACCTCAACGCTTTTATCGCGATTGCCGAGACCGGAAGTTTCTCCGGCGCCGGCGAACGTTTGCACCTGACACAACCGGCAATCAGCAAACGCATCGCCGGGCTGGAGCAGCAATTGAAGGTGCGGCTGTTTGACCGCCTGGGCCGTGAAGTCGGCCTGACCGAGGCCGGACGCGCGCTGCTGCCGCGCGCTTATCAGATTCTCAATGTGCTGGACGACACCCGCCGCGCGCTGACCAACCTGACCGGCGAAGTGACCGGTCGTCTGACGCTGGCCACCAGTCATCACATCGGCCTGCACCGTTTGCCGCCGCTGTTGCGGGAGTTCACCCGCCGTTACCCACAAGTGGCGCTGGATATTCAGTTCCTCGATTCGGAAGTGGCCTACGAGGAAATTCTCCATGGCCGCGCCGAACTGGCGGTGATCACCCTGGCGCCGGAGCCACACACGCTGGTCAAAGCCACGCCAGTGTGGGACGACCCGCTGGATTTCGTGGTGGCACCCGAACACTCGCTGATCAGCAACGGCCCGGTCAGCCTCGCCGACATTGCCCTGCACCCGGCAGTCTTCCCCGGCGGCAACACCTTTACCCATCACATCGTGCAGCGCCTGTTCGAGGCTCAGGGCCTGACGCCGAACATCGCGATGAGCACGAATTATCTGGAAACGATCAAGATGATGGTCTCGATCGGCCTGGCCTGGAGCGTTTTGCCGCGCACCATGCTCGATGAACAAGTGGCGCGCATACCTTTGCCGGGCATACAGCTCACTCGCCAGCTAGGCTATATCTTGCACACGGAAAGGACGCTATCGAATGCGGCACGGGCCTTTATGGCCTTGCTGGATGCACAAATTGATCTGCCAGGGAGCCACGGCTGA